The Candidatus Nitrosocosmicus franklandus genome contains a region encoding:
- a CDS encoding acyl-CoA carboxylase subunit beta, producing MHEEKLKQYYDRKHNAEAGGGQDKVESQHSKGKLTARERINLLLDPNSFTEIDKFVTHRGDDPEVKKYYGDGLVTGYGTINGRRVFIYVYDFTVLGGSLGEMAGKKVSKVMSHALKVGCPIIGILDSGGARIQEGVSSLDGYGDIFHKNALASGVIPQITASIGPCAGGAVYSPSMTDFVIMVENIGQMFVTGPEVVKEVLSQEVTFEELGGARTHATKSGVAHFIAKDEVDCMDKIKTLISFLPQNNREEPMILTDNSDDINRADPNLINILPDNPYQSYDMKEIIKSIVDNGNFFEVHELFAENIVVGFARMGGRSVGIIANQPLFLAGALDIHSSNKAARFVRFCDSFNIPIVTLVDTPGYLPGTDQEHNGIIRHGSKLLYAYCEATVPKITCIIGKAYGGAYIAMGSKNLGTDLNIAWPTAEIAVLGPEAAITIIHRKSLKDSPDAATKKKNLAKEYRNKFANPYIAAERGTIDLVIDPMESRGTIINALNALANKRETRPWKKHGNINL from the coding sequence ACTATGACCGAAAGCACAATGCCGAAGCAGGCGGAGGTCAAGATAAGGTTGAATCCCAGCATTCGAAGGGGAAACTAACTGCGAGGGAGCGTATAAATCTATTACTAGATCCAAATAGTTTTACAGAAATTGATAAATTTGTAACTCATAGAGGCGACGATCCTGAAGTTAAGAAATATTATGGTGATGGTCTAGTTACCGGATATGGCACCATAAACGGAAGAAGAGTCTTCATTTATGTGTATGATTTTACTGTTTTAGGCGGTTCTCTAGGTGAAATGGCTGGCAAAAAGGTTTCCAAGGTAATGTCGCATGCACTTAAGGTAGGATGTCCAATCATTGGTATACTGGATTCTGGTGGTGCAAGAATTCAGGAAGGCGTATCGAGTTTAGATGGTTATGGTGATATCTTTCATAAGAATGCTTTGGCATCGGGTGTCATTCCACAGATAACGGCAAGTATTGGACCTTGTGCAGGGGGTGCAGTATATTCACCATCGATGACTGATTTTGTAATTATGGTTGAAAATATTGGACAAATGTTTGTCACAGGGCCAGAAGTAGTTAAGGAAGTTTTGAGCCAGGAGGTCACTTTTGAAGAATTAGGGGGGGCAAGGACTCATGCAACAAAGTCTGGGGTAGCCCACTTTATAGCTAAAGATGAAGTCGACTGCATGGACAAGATCAAAACGCTCATTTCTTTCTTACCTCAGAACAACAGGGAAGAGCCAATGATTTTAACGGACAATTCCGACGATATCAATAGAGCTGATCCGAATTTAATTAATATTCTTCCGGATAACCCGTATCAGTCTTATGACATGAAAGAGATAATTAAATCCATAGTAGATAACGGGAACTTTTTTGAAGTTCATGAACTATTCGCTGAAAATATAGTTGTGGGTTTTGCAAGAATGGGTGGAAGGTCGGTTGGCATTATAGCGAATCAACCTCTTTTCTTGGCCGGCGCTTTGGATATACACTCCTCTAATAAGGCCGCTCGATTTGTTAGATTCTGCGACTCTTTCAATATTCCTATTGTTACGCTCGTTGATACACCTGGTTATTTGCCGGGAACAGACCAGGAGCATAATGGTATAATTAGACATGGAAGCAAACTTCTATATGCTTACTGCGAGGCAACAGTTCCGAAGATAACTTGTATAATTGGAAAGGCTTATGGTGGAGCTTATATTGCAATGGGCAGCAAGAATCTTGGAACCGATCTTAATATCGCATGGCCGACTGCTGAAATTGCTGTCTTGGGACCCGAGGCTGCAATAACTATTATTCACCGAAAGAGTTTGAAGGACTCACCCGATGCAGCTACTAAAAAGAAAAATTTAGCTAAAGAATATAGGAACAAGTTTGCTAATCCTTATATTGCTGCAGAAAGAGGAACAATTGATCTGGTAATAGATCCTATGGAATCCAGAGGCACAATAATAAATGCCCTTAACGCTTTAGCAAATAAGAGAGAGACTAGGCCATGGAAGAAACACGGTAATATCAATTTATAA
- a CDS encoding acetyl-CoA carboxylase biotin carboxylase subunit has translation MTKQISSILIANRGEIALRIIRACKELDIKSVSIYSDEDVRSIHVKRADAAYHIGPAAPSQSYLNMNKIIDVAISAGVDAIHPGYGFLSENETFAELCEKNNIIFIGPKSVSMDLTGDKMKCKRIMNEAKVPTVPGSDGVIEDVEIAVQIANDAKYPVLLKSAFGGGGRGIRLAKDEKELRQEFEMASAESKAAFGKAALFVEKFLEKIRHIEFQLIRDSHGNTRHLFERECSIQRRHQKLIEMSPSPIMTPEKRNEIGEIAKRAADAVDYLNAGTAEFLCDPDGNFYFIEINSRLQVEHPVTELVTGLDLVKLQISIANGEEIPFEQNDLKLNGCAIECRINAEDPFYDFAPSVGKVPYCNLPYGPGIRVDTYLYPGCTVSGFYDSLTAKLISWGSTFDESRRRMRNALNEFIIEGINTTIPLYKTIMNDKYFISGDLSTDYLDRYSIIQKMKDEQKSINSDLHNRLLPAVGSAILQSEYVKKSNQVQNGSSYNWKFGGLTS, from the coding sequence ATGACCAAACAAATATCAAGCATATTAATCGCCAATAGAGGAGAAATAGCACTTAGAATAATAAGAGCGTGTAAAGAGTTGGATATAAAGTCTGTATCCATCTACTCTGATGAGGATGTAAGGTCTATTCATGTAAAACGTGCTGATGCTGCATACCACATCGGTCCTGCAGCCCCGTCACAGAGCTACTTAAATATGAACAAGATTATTGATGTTGCAATCTCTGCAGGAGTTGATGCAATTCATCCTGGTTATGGATTTCTCTCTGAGAATGAGACTTTTGCAGAATTGTGTGAAAAAAACAATATTATTTTTATAGGTCCAAAAAGTGTGTCTATGGATTTAACTGGGGATAAAATGAAATGCAAGCGCATAATGAATGAAGCAAAAGTACCTACTGTCCCAGGAAGCGACGGAGTAATTGAGGATGTAGAAATAGCAGTTCAGATTGCAAATGATGCAAAATACCCAGTACTGTTAAAATCTGCCTTTGGAGGCGGGGGTAGGGGAATCAGATTAGCCAAAGATGAGAAGGAATTAAGACAGGAATTTGAGATGGCTTCTGCTGAATCGAAGGCGGCATTTGGGAAAGCCGCTCTCTTTGTAGAGAAATTCTTAGAAAAAATAAGGCATATTGAATTCCAATTGATTAGAGATTCTCATGGTAACACTAGACATTTGTTTGAAAGAGAGTGTTCCATTCAGAGGAGACACCAAAAGTTGATAGAAATGTCGCCATCTCCGATCATGACTCCTGAAAAGAGGAATGAAATTGGAGAAATAGCCAAAAGGGCTGCCGATGCCGTAGATTACCTCAATGCAGGAACTGCAGAATTTCTTTGTGATCCGGATGGCAATTTTTATTTTATCGAAATTAATTCAAGACTTCAGGTGGAACATCCAGTAACTGAGCTAGTAACAGGCCTTGACCTTGTAAAGCTTCAAATATCGATAGCGAACGGCGAAGAAATACCTTTTGAGCAGAATGATCTAAAATTAAATGGTTGTGCAATCGAGTGCAGAATTAATGCTGAGGATCCATTTTATGACTTTGCTCCATCTGTGGGTAAAGTTCCATATTGCAATTTACCCTATGGACCCGGTATAAGAGTCGATACATACTTGTATCCTGGTTGTACCGTCTCTGGATTTTATGACTCTTTGACTGCAAAGCTGATATCATGGGGATCCACATTTGATGAATCTAGGCGCAGGATGAGAAATGCACTCAATGAGTTTATTATTGAGGGGATAAATACTACTATTCCTCTTTATAAAACAATAATGAACGACAAATACTTTATTTCTGGAGACCTCTCGACAGACTACTTGGATAGGTACTCAATAATCCAAAAGATGAAAGATGAACAAAAATCCATTAATTCGGATCTTCACAATCGACTATTGCCTGCAGTTGGGTCTGCAATATTACAATCCGAGTATGTAAAGAAAAGCAATCAAGTACAAAATGGCTCGTCATATAATTGGAAATTTGGGGGATTGACCAGTTAA
- a CDS encoding acetyl-CoA carboxylase biotin carboxyl carrier protein subunit encodes MEIKVEEINQEFKGKIVGFDKDGNLIIEINGSEHLIKIIEMKSDRFEFIFDNTFHETMISESTSTELKLLLDNIPMVLKKHIKLSEIIEKSNRLSGGSNSQNTISSQIPGRVISVATNKGDTVKQGDNIVVLESMKMQVAIKSHRDGTIKELKVKEGQSISRNDVVAILE; translated from the coding sequence TTGGAAATAAAGGTTGAAGAAATAAACCAGGAATTTAAAGGAAAAATAGTGGGTTTTGACAAAGATGGAAATCTGATCATTGAAATCAATGGTTCAGAACACCTGATCAAAATCATTGAAATGAAATCCGACAGATTTGAATTCATTTTTGATAATACATTTCATGAAACAATGATTAGCGAATCTACAAGCACAGAGTTGAAACTTTTATTGGATAATATCCCTATGGTACTCAAGAAACATATCAAACTGTCTGAAATTATTGAAAAATCCAATAGATTATCTGGTGGCTCAAACTCTCAGAACACGATTTCCAGTCAGATACCGGGAAGGGTAATTTCAGTAGCCACTAATAAAGGGGACACAGTAAAACAAGGGGATAATATTGTCGTTTTGGAATCAATGAAAATGCAAGTTGCCATTAAATCACATAGAGATGGGACAATAAAAGAATTAAAAGTAAAAGAAGGTCAAAGTATATCTAGAAATGATGTCGTAGCTATCTTAGAGTAG
- a CDS encoding redoxin domain-containing protein, producing MSNSTYGKNIEVGDKAPDFELLDTNQEIHKLSDYKDGMTILAFFPAAGSPVCTVEMCNFRDSLNSLKSKNVTVLGISVDSPFANKVFAEHHGLNFPILSDYDRQVIEKYNVVMPSLGKLKDFKVAKRSIFVVDNKNSQIIYKWVTDNPLIEPDYNEIRKATGTFS from the coding sequence ATGAGCAATAGTACTTATGGTAAGAATATTGAGGTCGGGGATAAAGCACCAGATTTCGAGCTTTTAGATACAAACCAAGAAATACACAAATTATCTGATTACAAGGATGGAATGACAATTTTAGCCTTTTTTCCTGCGGCTGGTTCACCGGTATGTACTGTAGAAATGTGCAATTTCAGAGATTCTCTCAATAGCCTTAAAAGCAAGAACGTTACGGTTTTAGGAATATCTGTGGACAGTCCATTTGCCAATAAGGTTTTTGCTGAACACCACGGTCTTAATTTTCCAATATTAAGTGATTATGACAGACAAGTTATTGAAAAGTATAATGTAGTAATGCCGAGTCTTGGAAAACTAAAGGATTTCAAAGTAGCCAAGAGATCTATATTTGTAGTCGACAACAAGAATTCTCAAATAATATATAAATGGGTAACAGACAACCCATTGATAGAACCTGATTATAATGAAATTAGGAAGGCTACAGGCACCTTCTCTTAG
- a CDS encoding cysteine desulfurase family protein, translated as MNETSRVYLDNAASTPVDPAVIEAMMPFMVDHFGNPSSLHGSGRKASVAISKARSQVAKLINANPNEIYFTSGGTESNNLALVGYAKMVKRHRPDCNKILISEIEHESILETVSFLEKDLKFNINFIRTTSDGFIDLNSFGNLLSPETCLVSVMLVNNEIGTIQPVQSMINIIKKRQYKTIFHSDGVQALGKIPIDVRQMKLDMLSISSHKINGPKGIGALYIRKGISVEPILYGGGQEMSMRSGTENVYSIVGFGKACEIWKNRLQEANLNIKKLQDYTINRIINEIPESKINGSLQNRVVNNVNFSFKGINGEDLLVKLDEFGIEVSTGSACSSNKKKKESHVLRSLGLPHDEIAGSIRLSLGYQNTKTEMDFAINVLKNVINEFRNLNWSESSQGSDIVTSVP; from the coding sequence ATGAATGAGACTTCTAGAGTATACTTAGATAATGCCGCTTCTACTCCAGTAGACCCAGCAGTAATTGAAGCCATGATGCCCTTTATGGTAGATCACTTTGGAAATCCTTCTTCTCTTCATGGTAGTGGAAGAAAAGCCTCAGTGGCAATATCCAAAGCTAGATCACAGGTCGCCAAATTGATAAATGCCAATCCAAATGAAATTTATTTTACCTCTGGAGGGACCGAATCCAATAATTTGGCACTTGTAGGATATGCAAAAATGGTAAAGAGGCATAGACCTGATTGCAATAAAATCCTAATATCAGAAATAGAACATGAATCAATACTGGAAACCGTTAGTTTCCTAGAGAAGGACCTAAAATTTAATATTAATTTTATTCGTACCACTAGTGATGGATTTATAGATTTGAATTCTTTCGGCAATCTATTGTCACCTGAAACATGTCTGGTAAGTGTAATGTTGGTAAATAACGAAATAGGTACAATACAACCTGTTCAATCTATGATTAATATCATCAAGAAAAGGCAGTACAAGACTATTTTTCACTCCGACGGGGTACAAGCTCTAGGCAAAATTCCCATAGATGTACGACAAATGAAATTAGACATGTTATCGATTTCATCACACAAGATTAACGGGCCAAAAGGTATAGGAGCCTTGTACATTAGGAAAGGTATTAGCGTAGAACCTATACTATACGGCGGAGGCCAGGAGATGAGTATGAGATCTGGAACAGAAAATGTGTATTCTATTGTAGGCTTCGGAAAGGCATGTGAAATATGGAAAAATCGATTACAAGAGGCAAATTTGAACATTAAAAAGCTCCAAGATTATACAATTAATCGAATTATTAATGAAATCCCTGAATCAAAGATTAATGGTTCATTACAAAACAGAGTTGTTAACAATGTAAATTTCTCATTTAAGGGGATCAATGGAGAGGATTTGCTTGTCAAATTAGACGAATTCGGAATAGAGGTTTCGACAGGCTCTGCATGTTCTTCTAATAAGAAAAAAAAGGAATCCCATGTATTGAGGTCGTTGGGATTGCCGCATGATGAAATTGCAGGATCAATACGGCTTTCATTAGGATATCAGAACACAAAGACAGAGATGGATTTCGCAATAAATGTATTAAAAAATGTGATTAACGAATTCAGAAATTTAAATTGGTCAGAATCATCTCAAGGTTCCGATATAGTAACATCAGTCCCCTAA
- the larE gene encoding ATP-dependent sacrificial sulfur transferase LarE → MATKSIRSLSISSLEKYERLIDWFKTKNSKVMVALSGGVDSALLALVSRRALGKENILTVTANYKTLADEELQIAKKIAKEIDVDHLMIEYDELENPNFVRNDKMRCFHCRNELADNLLKVAKEKQIGLIVDGSHVDDLQDDRPGMIALRQKGITSPLIEIGLNKTEIRYLAKINNLSIYDKPSNSCLASRIPHGSEVTLIKLGRIENTEYITRKALNLRNIRVRDHGDLARIEVDKEYFAKFVNAEILQQLVISIKKYGFKYVTLDLEGYRSNKDDPPIDLILDTKVST, encoded by the coding sequence ATGGCTACAAAGTCAATTAGGAGTTTATCTATTTCAAGCCTTGAAAAATACGAACGTCTAATAGATTGGTTTAAGACTAAAAATTCCAAAGTCATGGTAGCCTTGTCTGGTGGTGTAGACAGTGCCCTACTGGCTCTTGTATCTAGACGGGCTTTAGGCAAGGAAAATATTCTAACAGTAACAGCAAATTACAAGACTTTAGCAGATGAAGAATTACAGATAGCAAAGAAAATTGCAAAGGAAATAGATGTTGATCACCTGATGATAGAATACGATGAACTTGAAAACCCTAATTTTGTAAGAAATGATAAAATGAGATGCTTTCATTGCCGAAATGAGCTGGCAGATAACTTGCTGAAGGTTGCCAAAGAAAAGCAAATTGGTCTAATTGTTGACGGAAGCCATGTAGATGATTTGCAAGACGATAGACCAGGCATGATTGCATTACGGCAAAAAGGAATTACCAGCCCTCTTATAGAAATAGGATTGAACAAAACAGAGATTCGTTACTTGGCAAAGATAAATAATTTATCAATATACGACAAGCCTTCTAATTCATGTCTTGCCTCAAGAATCCCCCATGGTTCGGAGGTGACTTTGATAAAACTTGGTAGAATTGAAAACACAGAATATATTACAAGAAAAGCTCTGAATTTAAGAAATATCAGGGTTAGAGATCATGGAGATCTTGCAAGGATAGAAGTAGATAAAGAGTACTTTGCAAAATTTGTAAATGCTGAAATACTTCAACAGTTAGTTATAAGCATAAAAAAGTATGGATTCAAATATGTTACACTTGATCTCGAAGGCTACAGAAGCAATAAGGATGATCCGCCAATCGATCTCATATTAGATACCAAGGTATCAACTTAG
- the larC gene encoding nickel pincer cofactor biosynthesis protein LarC, translating into MYLTKIAVIDPQICGISGDMFLSSLVDCGANKDKIIKKIRLLEKQFPGATIHDIKFVQTETNGFRATAFLMELEENFSEMEAVEMLRIMTRCCETAELSQRGKRFVLESLNTLIRVESVIHNKQPKDLHLHESASIDTAVDLIGSAVALEDLNLFNDTVFYATRVSVGGGFTEFSHGKMPNPTNAVLEISKDLKIPIIGGPVSSEISTPTGVAILSGLKIRRMQFYPEMTVEKIGYGAGKKRFEKIPNILRICIGLDYKEDLISKDFVTVLETNIDDVSGEILGNLAERLSAPELGVKDFSIVNGLTKKNRPVNILKVICSEQEEKNIARIIFEETGTLGIRRVINERYTLERYSLSVPIIVNGREFMVAVKISKDDQGNIIKVKPEYEDIKKIAIESELGYKKTLDLVNNLIFQKGVIKGSNNDGYKVN; encoded by the coding sequence TTGTACTTGACCAAGATTGCAGTAATTGATCCCCAGATTTGCGGCATATCAGGTGATATGTTCCTATCGTCCTTAGTCGACTGTGGTGCAAATAAAGACAAGATTATCAAGAAAATAAGACTTTTGGAGAAACAATTTCCGGGAGCAACCATACATGATATAAAGTTTGTACAAACTGAGACAAACGGCTTCAGAGCAACTGCATTTCTTATGGAGCTGGAAGAAAATTTTTCGGAAATGGAGGCGGTGGAAATGCTTCGAATTATGACCAGGTGTTGTGAAACTGCGGAACTCAGTCAGCGGGGAAAACGATTTGTGCTAGAATCATTAAACACCCTAATTAGAGTAGAATCCGTAATTCATAATAAGCAGCCCAAAGATCTTCACCTGCACGAATCTGCCAGTATTGACACAGCGGTTGACCTAATAGGCAGTGCAGTAGCATTAGAAGATTTGAATTTGTTTAACGATACTGTTTTTTATGCTACTAGAGTCTCGGTAGGTGGAGGCTTCACAGAATTTTCACATGGTAAAATGCCAAACCCAACTAATGCTGTTTTGGAAATATCAAAGGATCTCAAAATCCCGATTATAGGTGGCCCGGTAAGTTCTGAGATAAGTACACCAACAGGCGTTGCTATACTCTCGGGTCTAAAAATAAGAAGAATGCAATTTTATCCCGAAATGACGGTTGAAAAGATTGGCTATGGAGCAGGAAAAAAGAGGTTTGAAAAAATACCCAATATTTTAAGAATATGCATCGGACTTGACTATAAGGAAGATTTAATCTCTAAAGACTTTGTAACTGTATTAGAAACCAACATAGATGATGTGTCAGGAGAAATTCTTGGAAATTTGGCAGAAAGATTGTCTGCACCAGAATTGGGTGTTAAGGATTTTTCAATAGTCAATGGTTTAACCAAAAAAAATCGACCTGTTAATATTCTTAAGGTAATTTGCTCTGAGCAAGAGGAAAAAAATATTGCTAGGATTATTTTTGAGGAAACAGGTACATTAGGTATCAGAAGAGTAATCAACGAGAGATACACACTAGAAAGATATAGTTTATCAGTTCCTATTATTGTCAATGGAAGAGAATTCATGGTTGCAGTAAAAATTTCAAAGGATGATCAAGGAAATATAATCAAGGTCAAGCCAGAATATGAAGATATAAAAAAAATTGCCATAGAGTCGGAACTTGGTTACAAAAAGACTCTTGATCTTGTCAATAATTTAATATTTCAAAAAGGAGTAATCAAAGGTAGTAATAACGATGGCTACAAAGTCAATTAG
- a CDS encoding malate dehydrogenase — translation MTISIIGSGKVGASIALNCGLRELDPKIYLVDIIEGLPQGEAMDINHQLSVQGLDSYLIGTNDFGVIRNSDIIILVAGVGRKPGMTRMDLLKTNASIVKDVSSKISQYNTQSNLIVVTNPLDPMTYLALKTTKYPKNKVMGMGGMLDLSRFASFIHDYTKISRESISAMVISEHGEKMLPLIRFSSISGIPLTNFINETQSKEIYEKTKQVAAEVIKLKGATVYAPGNAVSIMAEAIVKDKKRLIPLSAYLDGEYGVKDVCIGVPAVVGRNGIEKIIELPLNDFERKEFEQGVKNVSEAISILPS, via the coding sequence GTGACTATATCTATTATTGGCTCTGGCAAAGTCGGAGCATCTATAGCCTTGAATTGTGGCCTGAGAGAATTGGATCCTAAGATTTACCTTGTAGATATTATTGAGGGTCTGCCCCAGGGTGAAGCAATGGACATTAATCATCAGCTTTCTGTTCAAGGTTTGGACAGTTACTTGATTGGGACTAATGATTTTGGTGTTATAAGAAACTCTGATATCATTATTTTGGTTGCCGGCGTTGGTAGAAAGCCTGGAATGACTCGAATGGATCTGCTCAAGACTAACGCTTCTATAGTTAAAGATGTTTCTTCAAAAATTTCACAATATAATACCCAATCAAATTTGATTGTGGTAACAAATCCTTTAGACCCAATGACATATCTTGCATTAAAAACTACCAAATATCCAAAAAACAAAGTAATGGGGATGGGTGGTATGCTAGATCTTTCTAGATTTGCAAGTTTTATCCACGATTACACAAAAATTTCAAGAGAATCTATTTCTGCCATGGTCATTAGTGAACATGGTGAAAAAATGTTACCGCTTATCAGATTTTCTTCAATCTCGGGAATCCCCTTAACTAATTTTATAAACGAAACACAATCAAAAGAGATTTACGAAAAAACTAAACAAGTAGCTGCCGAAGTGATAAAGCTTAAAGGAGCTACGGTTTATGCTCCAGGGAATGCTGTTTCGATTATGGCTGAAGCCATAGTTAAAGATAAAAAAAGATTGATCCCCTTATCTGCATATTTGGATGGAGAATATGGGGTAAAAGATGTTTGCATAGGAGTTCCAGCAGTAGTGGGCCGGAATGGGATTGAAAAAATTATAGAACTCCCTCTAAACGACTTTGAACGTAAGGAATTTGAACAAGGCGTAAAAAATGTGAGTGAAGCCATATCCATTCTCCCATCATAA
- the larB gene encoding nickel pincer cofactor biosynthesis protein LarB has product MDLRELLLDYRNDKISIDEVIDSLSLFSIEHVEDQVAQLDINRANRKFIPEIVLATHKKPRDLLLILNRILQKKGYVLVSKIRPSIVKKVAHHFEKIGYLIDSGRNSTSILIYKDESFLPPVKDGKVGIICAGTSDIGVAEEARLAARVMGCTSYSSYDVGIAGFHRLIGPLKDITSKKVDAIVAVAGMEGALPAVITSLVKVPVIGVPTSFGYGFGGNGIGPLTSMLQTCSFGLAVVNIDNGIGGGIFASMIANRKT; this is encoded by the coding sequence ATGGATTTAAGGGAGCTTTTACTCGATTATAGAAATGATAAGATAAGCATAGACGAGGTAATCGATTCCCTTTCTCTTTTTTCCATAGAACATGTTGAGGACCAAGTTGCACAATTAGATATCAATAGAGCAAACAGGAAGTTTATTCCAGAGATAGTTCTTGCAACACACAAAAAGCCAAGAGATTTGTTACTAATTTTAAATAGGATTCTCCAAAAGAAAGGTTATGTTCTTGTGAGCAAGATTAGGCCCTCAATAGTTAAAAAAGTAGCACATCATTTCGAAAAAATTGGGTATTTAATAGATAGTGGAAGAAACAGTACGTCTATTTTAATCTACAAAGATGAATCTTTTCTACCTCCGGTAAAGGACGGGAAGGTGGGAATAATTTGCGCAGGGACATCTGACATAGGGGTAGCTGAAGAAGCTAGATTGGCAGCACGAGTCATGGGTTGTACGTCATATTCCTCATACGATGTAGGAATTGCCGGTTTTCATCGATTGATAGGTCCACTCAAGGATATAACTAGTAAGAAGGTTGATGCTATCGTAGCTGTAGCAGGAATGGAAGGTGCATTGCCTGCGGTTATAACATCTTTGGTAAAGGTTCCAGTTATCGGAGTCCCAACTTCTTTTGGATACGGATTTGGGGGGAATGGTATAGGGCCGTTGACCTCTATGCTTCAAACATGTTCTTTTGGACTGGCAGTTGTAAACATAGATAATGGAATAGGTGGAGGAATATTTGCAAGTATGATTGCAAATAGAAAAACGTAA
- a CDS encoding 50S ribosomal protein L18: MSYIKTLKRIRNNKTNYRKRKAVLISKRNFVTIKVSNQNIHCQLIRPAMKGDVVLTHAGSKELAKYGWKGSLNNLSACFLVGLILGKKMEAKKLDSAILYTGKTSFTSKVAACLKGIAAAGIDIPLSEESLPAEDRVNGSHLSEYAALLKQDKVKYEKQFSKLIKNNLDPQEYSKHFEEIKSNILAGKFD; the protein is encoded by the coding sequence ATGTCTTATATTAAAACTCTTAAAAGAATAAGGAACAATAAAACTAATTACAGGAAAAGAAAGGCCGTATTAATTTCCAAACGAAATTTTGTGACCATCAAGGTGAGTAATCAAAACATCCATTGCCAACTTATTCGTCCTGCAATGAAAGGAGATGTGGTATTGACACACGCAGGAAGTAAAGAGCTCGCAAAGTATGGTTGGAAAGGGTCTCTAAATAATTTATCTGCTTGTTTTTTGGTTGGTTTGATTCTTGGAAAAAAAATGGAGGCCAAGAAACTGGATTCGGCAATTTTGTATACAGGCAAGACTTCATTTACAAGTAAAGTAGCAGCCTGTTTAAAAGGAATAGCAGCTGCAGGCATTGACATTCCGCTCTCTGAGGAATCATTACCAGCTGAAGATCGGGTCAACGGCTCTCATCTATCTGAGTATGCGGCCCTTCTGAAGCAGGATAAAGTCAAGTATGAAAAGCAATTCTCAAAATTGATAAAGAATAATTTAGATCCACAGGAATATTCCAAACATTTTGAAGAGATCAAGAGTAATATTTTAGCTGGAAAATTTGATTGA
- a CDS encoding 30S ribosomal protein S5, with protein sequence MSRMSRPNEAEVEWKPRTTLGMMVASGKINSMEQIFENGMRIQESEIVKHLLPDIKTQVVSVEIVQKQTDAGELTRFNALVAIGNESGWFGIGKGKASQMRNAIDKATNASYLNVIPVKLGCGSWECRCHQAHSVPFKVQGRGGSVKIELIPGPRGLGIVAGENIRNLLKLAGLKDCWSRSYGSTNTMSSTAKAIFNALRSTFVTG encoded by the coding sequence ATGAGTAGAATGTCTAGACCCAATGAGGCTGAAGTTGAATGGAAGCCTAGAACTACCTTAGGCATGATGGTCGCAAGTGGAAAGATCAACTCTATGGAACAAATCTTTGAGAATGGCATGAGGATTCAGGAATCAGAGATAGTAAAACACTTGTTACCTGATATTAAAACACAGGTAGTCAGCGTAGAAATAGTACAAAAACAGACAGATGCTGGTGAATTAACGCGATTTAATGCTCTTGTAGCGATTGGAAATGAGTCTGGATGGTTTGGGATCGGAAAGGGTAAAGCCTCTCAAATGAGAAACGCCATAGATAAGGCAACTAATGCTTCTTATCTTAATGTTATTCCAGTAAAACTTGGTTGCGGAAGTTGGGAATGTAGATGTCACCAAGCACACTCTGTACCTTTCAAAGTTCAGGGAAGAGGCGGAAGTGTTAAAATAGAATTGATCCCTGGGCCACGTGGTTTGGGAATAGTGGCTGGTGAAAATATCCGGAATTTATTGAAATTGGCTGGGTTAAAGGATTGTTGGAGTAGATCATACGGTTCTACCAATACTATGTCATCCACGGCTAAAGCAATATTTAACGCCTTGAGGAGTACTTTTGTAACGGGGTAG